The DNA sequence CCCGCCGCGCTTCGCGAAGACGGACACAGCGTTTTCATCACGAAGGTCTCGGCCTTCGGCACCCATGAAGTGCGCGGCGAACAAATGATCGATCAGGTCGAGGAAATCCTCGCCATTTCCGGCAAAGCGAAGGTCAATCTGATCGGCCACTCTGCGGGCGGTCAGGACGTCCGCTACGCCGCGCACGTGCTTGGGGCGTCGAAAGTCGCATCGGTCACGACGCTGGGCACTGCCCACCGCGGCAACCTGAGCTCGGAACTCATCATGCTGGTGCTCGACGGTGATCCCACGGGCATCACGCCCGCTCTGGCCGACGCGTTCTTCGACCTGTTCGGCCTGCCTGCTCTCAACGAGGGCGAACCGATGCCCCAGGACTTCGTCAATGCCATGCGCGGTTTCACCCGAGCGAGCATGCACACCTGGAACGAAGTCATCACCAATGCACCGGGCGTCTACTACCAGAGCTACGGCGGCACCCGGCTGATCAACAACCTGCTGGACCCGGCCGACCTTGCGCTGGCTGTCACCGGCATCATCTACGGGTTCGAGCCCAACGACGGGCTCACGCCGCTGTGGAGTTCGGGCTGGGGCAACGAGCGCAACCTGCGGCTCAAGGCCAACCACATGGACCTGATCGATCAGACCTCCGGCATGACCGGCGACTTCAGCGCGCCCGGCCTGTTCAAGGACATCGCCCGAGATCTGCAGAAGCGTGGTTACTGAAACGGGCAGGACCCCTCCCGCCCGTTTCGAAGAGGTCGCCCCGGCAACGGGGCGGCCTTTTTCATGCGCGGGGT is a window from the Chrysiogenia bacterium genome containing:
- a CDS encoding alpha/beta fold hydrolase is translated as MRRIGTSNIWAAVLAITAILVATASPAFAGGSEPPAAQYPIIIGHGFGGGLGSGEGFGRIPAALREDGHSVFITKVSAFGTHEVRGEQMIDQVEEILAISGKAKVNLIGHSAGGQDVRYAAHVLGASKVASVTTLGTAHRGNLSSELIMLVLDGDPTGITPALADAFFDLFGLPALNEGEPMPQDFVNAMRGFTRASMHTWNEVITNAPGVYYQSYGGTRLINNLLDPADLALAVTGIIYGFEPNDGLTPLWSSGWGNERNLRLKANHMDLIDQTSGMTGDFSAPGLFKDIARDLQKRGY